One window from the genome of Emys orbicularis isolate rEmyOrb1 chromosome 22, rEmyOrb1.hap1, whole genome shotgun sequence encodes:
- the PPCS gene encoding phosphopantothenate--cysteine ligase: MFYLAAAVSDFYIPASEMPEHKIQSSEGPLQITMKMVPKMLSPLVKEWAPEAFVISFKLETDPSILIDKSRKALETYRHQVVIANVLDSRRTSVLLVTKDSETKLSLSNEEIAQGMEIEEKIVSHLQSQHTAFIDKQHSERKGPACSSSE, from the exons ATGTTCTACCTGGCAGCAGCCGTGTCAGATTTCTACATCCCAGCATCAGAGATGCCTGAGCACAAGATCCAGTCCTCTGAGGGTCCCCTACAG ATCACGATGAAGATGGTGCCAAAAATGCTGTCTCCTCTAGTCAAAGAATGGGCTCCTGAAGCATTTGTTATTTCCTTTAAGTTGGAAACTGATCCCTCCATCTTAATTGATAAATCACGGAAGGCTCTGGAGACATATCGTCATCAGGTGGTGATAGCAAATGTCCTTGATTCACGGAGAACGTCTGTTCTTCTTGTAACCAAAGACTCGGAAACTAAATTATCACTTTCTAATGAAGAAATAGCACAAGGCATGGAAATAGAGGAGAAGATAGTGAGCCATCTTCAGTCTCAACACACTGCATTTATAGATAAACAACACTCTGAAAGGAAAGGACCAGCTTGTTCTAGCTCTGAATGA